A region of the Gemmatimonadota bacterium genome:
GGATCTCGTGGCTCATGTTGGCGAGAAACTCGCTCTTGGCCCGGCTGGCCTCCTCGGCGGACTCCTTGGCTTCCTGGAGTTCCCCCTGGAAGAGCACCATGTCGTGGGTCGTCTGCTCCAGCAGGGCGTTCTGCCGGTGCAATTCGTGAGCCATCCTGGTGCGTTCCGCGTCGATCTGCCCGATCGAGCGGGCGTTCCACCAGATCAGGATATTGAAGGCAATCACGTTACAGACCACAAAGATCGAATGGCCGAACTCCACACCGTAGAACCCCGCCCTTTCTCCCTGGAACTGGAGCCAGCCCAGGATGATAGGAATGAGAAAGGCCGCCGGGAGCAAACGGCGGGCCATGAGGCCGCCGGCCGTGGCGCTGACCAGCGTGGCGGCAGGTTCGCGGCGGGGACGTGCGCAGAATATGCCGACGCACACGACGCCGAAGCCCAGCGCGGTGTTCAGAGATATGGGGATCACGCCGGAAACCCGGTACAGGACCATGGTGCTGTATATCGCACCGGCCAGGGACAGCAGGGCAATGATCCCGGCGTTCATGACGCAGACGTGGGACAGCCAGTGTCTCGGCCCGCGCAGGTCGAGGAGCAGGAGCGCGAGACCCACCAGCATGAAGGTGAAGGCGGTGTGCGGCGCCATGCGGCTACCGCTCAGGGACGCCGCGAAGAGCCACTGGTCGATCCCCCTGCCGCCAACGTCCACGTCGAACAGCTTGACGGCCCCCAGCGCCATGAGGAGACCCGCGCCGGCGAAACCCGTCCAGCGGCGATATGCCGAAGCGTTCCTCGGCAGCAAGGCGCACAACGTGGCGCCGGCCAGTAGAAAGGCGGCGGCCGTGAGCGGATTCATGGGGACCCGGCCGGGGTTGACCAGACCCCGCAGGACGGCAAGATCGAACTGCCAGCCGGCGAGCACGAGCACCGAGCACGCGATGACGATCACGCTGCACAGATAGGCGGCTTTCTGCAACAACCGCACCCAGGCCGCGTCGATCTCCGTCGAAGACGCGTTGGTTTCCGTTGAAGCCATGGCCTACCTCCCGGTCAACGCGGGCCGGCGGTCGTCAGGGGAAGATCCCCCGGAGGAGTTTCGCCTGGGTCACCCGGCTGATTCCCTCGATCAATGCCGCGGTACGCATGTCGACCTTGTCTTCGGCTGCCCGGTGGACGGTCCTTCCAAAGGCGTCGATGAGGATGGTGTGCAGCCTGCCGTTGATCTCCTCGAGCGTCCACATGTAGTTCTGCGTATCCTGCACCCATTCGAAGTACGAGACGGTCACGCCGCCGGCGTTGCCCAGGACGTCCGGCAGGATGAAGACGTCCTTATCCCCGAGGATCTCGTCGGCATCGAGCGTGGTGGGTCCGTTGGCCCCTTCCGCAAGAAGCCTGCACTTCAACCGGTCCGCGTTGTCGCCGGTGATCTGGTTCTGCAGCGCGGCCGGGGCGAGGATGTCGCAGGGCAGTTCGAGCAGTTCCTGGTTGGTGACTTCGTCGGCCTCGGGATAGCCTTTCAGGAAACGGTTTTCCTCGCAGTACTTGAAGACGTCCTCCAGCGACAGTCCGTTGGCGTTGTAGATCCCGGTGGTGACGTCGCTTACCGCGACCACCCTGACCCCGCCTTCATCCAGGAAGCGCGCCGTGTTGCTGCCCACATTGCCGAAGCCCTGGACCACCGCCGTGGCGCCGTCCAGGGACATGCCCATGTGCTTCGCGGCCGCCTCGATCAGGTAGACCAGGCCGCGGCCGGTGGCTTCTCGGCGTCCCAGGGACCCACCCAGCACGACCGGCTTGCCGGTGACGACGCCCGGCACCGTGTAGCCCGCCTGCTGGCTGTACGTATCCATGATCCAGGCCATGACCTGCTCGTCGGTGCCCATGTCCGGGGCGGGGATGTCCTTGTCCGGTCCTATGATGTCGATGATTTCCGACGTGAAGCGGCGGGTGAGGCGCTGCAGCTCCCGGCGGGACAGGTCGGTCGGGTCGATTCGGACGCCGCCCTTGGCGCCGCCGAAGGGCAGATTGATCAGGGCGCATTTCCAGGTCATCCACATGGCCAGGGCGGAGACCTCCCCCAGGTTCACATCCTCGTGGTAGCGGATGCCGCCCTTGGTCGGCCCCATGGTGAGCAGGTGCTGCACCCGGTATCCGAAAACGTTTTCCACGAGATGGTATTCGTCCCGGCGAAAGGGGAGCGTCACGATATGGGTCCGCTGGGGAAAGAGCAGCCGTTCCCGGATGTTCTCGTCCAGTCCCATGATCTGCGCCGCCTTGAGAAACTGCTGCTGGGCCAGCTTGAACATGACCGAATCCCATTCGCCGCTGCGCGCGCGTACGCGTTCGATAGCGTAATGGATGGACCGGGAGAGCAGGGTCGTGTTGGCCTGGGTCTTCACGATGTAGTCCTGGGCGCCCGATTCCACGGCCGTGGCGGCCAGGGAAACGTCGTCGAGCCCGGTCAGTATGATGACCGGCAGGTCCGGCGCGGCCGCCCGGACGCTGTGAAGCGTGTCGAGATCGGCGCTGTCGGGAAGGACAAGGTCCAGCAGCACCACGTCGAAGGAAGTCTCCCCGATCAGGTCCAGCCCTTCCCGGAGCGTCCCGGCGACGTGTAGCCGGGTCGTAAGCCGGCTGGATTCCATGTAGTGGCGAATCAGCTGCACGTGCACGGGGTTGTCTTCGATCATCAGGACTTCGACGGTGTTTTCCGGCATGTTTACTCTCCAGGGTCCCGCGCACCAGGATCCGGCGCGCCCGCGGCAGACTGGTATTTGCGCACGGCTTCCGACAGATCGATCGTTCCTTCGTATAGTGATTTCCCGAGCACCACCCCTTCCAGGCCGTCCGCGGCGGCCCCGGCGGCCCGTTCGAGGTCTTCCAGCCTGGCCACGCCCCCCGACGCGATCACCCGCAAACCGCTCTCACGGGCCAGGCGCGCCGTCGAACCGGTGTTCAGTCCATTCATCGTACCGTCCCGGTCGATGTCCGTGTAGACGATCCTGCGGATCCCGGCTTCCTTCATGGCTTCCGCCAGT
Encoded here:
- a CDS encoding response regulator — encoded protein: MPENTVEVLMIEDNPVHVQLIRHYMESSRLTTRLHVAGTLREGLDLIGETSFDVVLLDLVLPDSADLDTLHSVRAAAPDLPVIILTGLDDVSLAATAVESGAQDYIVKTQANTTLLSRSIHYAIERVRARSGEWDSVMFKLAQQQFLKAAQIMGLDENIRERLLFPQRTHIVTLPFRRDEYHLVENVFGYRVQHLLTMGPTKGGIRYHEDVNLGEVSALAMWMTWKCALINLPFGGAKGGVRIDPTDLSRRELQRLTRRFTSEIIDIIGPDKDIPAPDMGTDEQVMAWIMDTYSQQAGYTVPGVVTGKPVVLGGSLGRREATGRGLVYLIEAAAKHMGMSLDGATAVVQGFGNVGSNTARFLDEGGVRVVAVSDVTTGIYNANGLSLEDVFKYCEENRFLKGYPEADEVTNQELLELPCDILAPAALQNQITGDNADRLKCRLLAEGANGPTTLDADEILGDKDVFILPDVLGNAGGVTVSYFEWVQDTQNYMWTLEEINGRLHTILIDAFGRTVHRAAEDKVDMRTAALIEGISRVTQAKLLRGIFP